From the Fusobacterium ulcerans ATCC 49185 genome, the window GTGAACTTATCATAAAGACCACCTCCATAAATTTAAAGGTAAATCTCCCCCAGTTATTTATAAAAATATAATATTAAAAAGGATTCTCTTAATATAGTATATTATATAAAAACAAAAAAAGCAAATTATTTAAGCAAAATAAAAATTTTAATGTATACATTTTTGATAGAAAACGATTAAAAAAATGAGTTCAAGAACTGTAATATTGTTCTTTAAAAAACAAAAATTTTTTAATATTTAACGATTAAAGATGTAGCCTGAAATAATAAATAGAATAGCAGATATCAATCCATTGAGAATGGCATAGGGAACCTGTGTTTTAATATGATCTATATGATCAGCACCAGCAGCCATAGAAGAAAGTACTGAAATATCAGAAACAGGAGAACAAGTTCCTCCCATAAGAGCTCCAGATATAACAGAGGATACTGTGAGTGTCATGTGACTTCCTGTAATAGATGACATTTGAAGTCCCACAGGCATCATAAGTGCAAATGTTCCCCATGAAGTTCCTGTAGAAAAAGATATAATAGCTGAGATAATAAATATAACAGTAGGTTCAAATATTCTGTGAATTCTTCCATTGATAACAGCAGCAAAAAATTTACCTATATTAAGTTGAGAAGCTACTTCTCCAATAGTGAAACTCATAGCAAGAAGAATGATAACAGGAACCATATTTTCAGCTCCTTTATAAAAATAAGCCATAAATTCTTTTCCACTCATTATTTTCTTGATAACTATGTAATAGAAAGCTGTACAGATAAGAGCAGCAGAAACAGCCCAATATACTGAAACAGAGCCTGAACCATGAATTATATTTCCGTTTCCAGTTATATAAAGCCCTACAGGCATCATAAAAATAATAACTAAAAGAGGAAGTACCATATTCATAAAATCAGGCTTCATATTTTTTCTCATTAAATTTTGGCTCCCACTAGTATCAATAAGTGGAGTTCCCTCATCTCTTACAAGTTTTCCTGTATTTTTAGCTCTGTCAGTAGCTTTTTTCATAGTTCCCCAGTGCTTTCCTATGAATATATAAAAAAGAAGGGTCACTAAAGTTACTAATGGATAAAAGTTAAAAGGGATACTTTTTATTAATATTTCAGAAGGGTTTCCACTGATAGTTCCAGTTGCTACCTGTACACCAATTATACCAATGAGAGTTGCTCCCCAGCCATTGAAAGGAAATATTCCACAAACTGCTGTACACACAGAAGCACTTTCATAAGAAAGTTCTTCACTGGAGATCTTATACTTTTCAGAAAAAGCTTTTGCAA encodes:
- a CDS encoding Na+/H+ antiporter NhaC family protein, which translates into the protein MDHGFLNVLPVIVAAVLTIITRETLVSLFAGIILGNIILTNGNIFAAFIKSMTDIMTQVRGNAEVIAFSLLAGALVILLQASGGVNGVVYSLTEKTSVVKNRKHALFLSYIIGIFLFFESSINILVSGTIAKAFSEKYKISSEELSYESASVCTAVCGIFPFNGWGATLIGIIGVQVATGTISGNPSEILIKSIPFNFYPLVTLVTLLFYIFIGKHWGTMKKATDRAKNTGKLVRDEGTPLIDTSGSQNLMRKNMKPDFMNMVLPLLVIIFMMPVGLYITGNGNIIHGSGSVSVYWAVSAALICTAFYYIVIKKIMSGKEFMAYFYKGAENMVPVIILLAMSFTIGEVASQLNIGKFFAAVINGRIHRIFEPTVIFIISAIISFSTGTSWGTFALMMPVGLQMSSITGSHMTLTVSSVISGALMGGTCSPVSDISVLSSMAAGADHIDHIKTQVPYAILNGLISAILFIISGYIFNR